The following are encoded together in the Mugil cephalus isolate CIBA_MC_2020 chromosome 18, CIBA_Mcephalus_1.1, whole genome shotgun sequence genome:
- the myom1b gene encoding myomesin-1 isoform X2: MSGSIPFYQKHHRHYDRGYRSKESESKMSLYQSSARYAAGSSSTSRSRGLKVSSHSGLEESRLSPIPKRAKPSYLAVDKENQIIGYVVPIFRGSEEFATGYSNTEETRVRGTSARMARRDLFTSGLEMERSELISRKEAMRESAQRISLSKTIHEHEEHFKRMNEDSLMHAPEFVIKPRSHTVWEKQCVRLHCTVSGWPDPRVVWYKNNVAIDPLASPGKYKLESRYSVHSLEINRCDFDDTAQYRVSAMNSKGELSAFASVVVKRFKGEIDESLPSPRHGPVSEYGITFQTHIVDKFGVSFGREGETMSLGCTVIIYPALHRYQPEVQWYRDDVLLTPSKWHHMRWSGDRATLTMTHLNKEDEGLYTLRVTTKSGYETYSAYVFVRDADAEVEGAPGAPLDVRCLDANKDYIIVAWKQPAVDGGNSILGYFVDRCEVGTTHWFQCNDTPVKFARFPVTGLVEGRSYVFRVRAVNKSGMSRPSRVSEAVAAMDPADRARMRGTSAPWTGQIIVTEEEPAESVVPGRPLELQVTEATKNYVVLSWKPPGEKGLEGVMYYVEKCVSGTDSWQRVNTEIPVKSPRFALFDLAEGKSYSFRVRCCNSAGVGEPSDPTEATTVGDKLDIPSAPGKVIPTRNTDTSVVVSWEASRDAKELVGYYIEASVVDSHVWEPCNNKPVKGTRFICHGLMTGEKYMFRVRAVNAAGLSQFSPESEAVEVKAAIGGGIPHASPTPPYGITVLECVRDSMVLAWKQPTFIGGADITGYFVDYREVIDGVPGKWHEGNVKAISERAYRVSDLKENKKYQFQVRAANMAGVGIPSLPSNTFLCEEWTIAVPGPPHDLQIREVRSDSLVLLWKPPVYQGRDPVNGFYIDIKEADAPEEAWRGVNTKATEKNFMTIKNLKEGETYVFRVRAQNKAGVGKTSEVTEPVPAVTKPGTKEISVDVDDNGIISMNFECCDMTADSKFVWSKNYEEITDTSRLTTETHGNKSKAVFNAPGEEDIGIYSCLVTHTDGASSSYTLSEEELKRLLVISHDHKFPIIPLKSELAVELMEKGRVRFWLQAEKISTNGKVDYVFNDNALSQGEKYKMNFDKNTGVIEMIMECLTPADEGTYTFQMQDGKATNQSSLVLIGDVFKQLQKESEFQRKEWVRKQGPHFIEYLGYEVTPECCVVLKCKVGNMKKETTAMWYKDGHQIKADEHLGFAEGVLKLEIAQRDSPADSLTWRRLKISKKDAGVYEVILKDDRGQDKSTLNLTDQGFKDLMNEVFSFIANSSTPLKITTTDEGIRLYTFVSYYNDLLQVTWHYKDSAISFSDRLKSGVVGEQLWLQITEPTEKDMGKYAIEFNDGKGGLRRTVDLCGQAFDDAFAEFQRLKAAATAERNRARVAGGLPDVVTIQEGKALNLTCNISGNPVPEVTWLKNDREITSDEHCILKFESGKFASFTITAVNTSDSGKYSILVKNKYGTESGDFTLEITEGTPDLGITSYSTDADGNVVFGPNTPKEKMKTTVTGTKMQKRKESVTKTPPVEKVEDKKKSKGLKEGKKEENVVDDVAAEQTKDVKVDLADELLTADQSHGPEQTADSVEEPEPKAETVNE, from the exons TCTTAAAGTGTCTTCCCACTCTGGACTGGAAGAGAGCAGACTAAGCCCCATACCAAAGAGAGCCAAGCCAAGTTACTTGGCTGTGGATAAAGAGAACCAAATCATCGGCTATGTAGTGCCGATCTTCAGgggcag CGAAGAGTTTGCTACAGGATATTCAAATACAGAGGAAACAAGAGTGAGGGGCACTTCTGCACGCATGGCTCGCAGAGATTTGTTCACCAGTGGGTTGGAGATGGAGAGGTCAGAGCTGATCTCCAGGAAGGAGGCCATGCGCGAGTCGGCCCAGCGCATCTCGCTGAGCAAAACG ATCCATGAACACGAGGAGCACTTCAAGCGTATGAACGAAGACAGCCTGATGCACGCCCCGGAGTTTGTGATTAAACCTCGCTCCCACACTGTGTGGGAGAAGcagtgtgtgaggctgcattGCACTGTCAGCGGCTGGCCTGACCCCCGGGTCGTCTG GTACAAAAACAATGTGGCTATTGACCCCCTTGCCAGTCCTGGCAAGTATAAACTTGAGAGCAGATACAGTGTGCACTCACTGGAAATCAACAG GTGTGATTTCGATGATACGGCGCAGTATCGTGTTTCCGCCATGAACTCCAAGGGAGAGCTGTCTGCGTTTGCCTCCGTTGTCGTCAAGA GGTTCAAAGGTGAAATTGATGAGTCCCTGCCATCTCCTAGAC ATGGCCCAGTGTCTGAATATGGCATCACCTTCCAGACTCACATTGTGGATAAGTTTGGCGTGTCATTTGGAAGAGAGGGCGAGACCATGAGTCTGGGGTGCACGGTCATCATCTATCCTGCCCTGCACCGCTACCAGCCGGAGGTGCAGTGGTACAGGGATG ATGTTCTGCTGACTCCTTCTAAGTGGCATCACATGCGCTGGAGCGGAGACCGAGCCACGCTGACCATGACGCACCTCAACAAAGAGGACGAGGGGCTCTACACTCTGCGTGTCACCACCAAGTCTGGATATGAAACCTACTCGGCCTATGTCTTTGTCAGAG ATGCTGATGCTGAGGTTGAAGGAGCCCCTGGAGCCCCTCTGGATGTGCGCTGTCTGGATGCCAACAAGGATTACATTATTGTCGCGTGGAAGCAGCCGGCTGTCGATGGCGGTAACTCCATCCTGGGCTACTTTGTGGATAG GTGTGAGGTTGGAACCACCCACTGGTTCCAGTGCAATGACACCCCGGTCAAGTTTGCCCGTTTCCCCGTCACCGGTTTAGTGGAGGGCCGCTCTTACGTCTTCCGCGTCCGCGCTGTCAACAAGAGCGGCATGAGCCGCCCGTCCAGAGTGTCCGAGGCAGTGGCTGCTATGGACCCGGCTGACCGCGCACGTATGAGAG GTACTTCCGCTCCCTGGACCGGACAAATTATCGTCACAGAAGAGGAGCCCGCAG AGAGCGTTGTTCCTGGCAGACCTCTTGAGCTGCAGGTGACTGAGGCCACCAAGAATTATGTGGTGCTGAGCTGGAAGCCGCCAGGAGAGAAAGGCCTTGAGGGCGTCATGTACTATGTGGAAAAG tgtgtgtccgGCACTGACAGCTGGCAGAGGGTGAACACGGAGATCCCGGTGAAATCTCCTCGCTTTGCGCTGTTCGATCTCGCCGAGGGGAAGTCCTACAGCTTCCGCGTCCGCTGCTGCAACTCTGCCGGTGTAGGAGAGCCATCCGACCCAACTGAGGCCACCACAGTTGGAGACAAGCTTG ATATCCCATCTGCCCCAGGAAAAGTTATTCCCACCAGAAACACGGACACGTCCGTTGTCGTGTCCTGGGAGGCGTCTCGCGATGCCAAAGAGTTGGTGGGATACTACATCGAGGCCAGTGTTGTGGACAGCCACGTGTGGGAGCCATGCAACAACAAGCCTGTAAAAGGAACCAG GTTCATCTGCCACGGGCTGATGACAGGAGAGAAGTACATGTTCAGGGTGAGGGCAGTGAATGCAGCGGGGCTCAGCCAGTTCTCCCCGGAGTCAGAGGCTGTGGAGGTGAAGGCTGCTATAG GGGGCGGCATCCCACACG CCTCTCCTACTCCGCCCTATGGCATCACTGTGCTGGAGTGTGTGCGCGACTCCATGGTGCTGGCCTGGAAACAGCCAACATTCATAGGAGGTGCTGACATTACCGGATACTTTGTGGATTACCGTGAGGTCATTGATGGCGTTCCGGGCAAGTGGCATGAGGGCAACGTCAAGGCTATTAGCGAGAGGGCCTACAGG GTGTCTGACCTGAAGGAGAACAAGAAGTACCAGTTCCAGGTACGAGCGGCTAACATGGCAGGTGTTGGTATCCCGTCACTGCCCAGCAACACCTTCCTGTGTGAGGAATGGACCATTGCGGTACCAG GACCACCTCATGATCTGCAGATTAGAGAGGTGCGAAGCGACTCCCTGGTGTTGCTGTGGAAACCGCCCGTGTACCAGGGCCGCGATCCTGTGAACGGCTTCTACATTGACATCAAGGAAGCGGACGCACCAGAGGAGGCCTGGAGAGGAGTCAACACCAAGGCTACAGAGAAGAACTTCATGACG ATCAAGAACCTTAAAGAAGGAGAGACGTATGTGTTCCGTGTGCGCGCTCAGAATAAAGCCGGCGTTGGAAAAACTTCAGAGGTGACCGAACCAGTTCCCGCTGTGACCAAACCAG gcaCCAAGGAGATTTCTGTGGATGTGGATGATAATGGTATCATCTCCATGAACTTTGAATGCTGCGACATGACTGCCGACTCCAAATTTGTGTGGTCCAAGAATTACGAAGAAATCACAGACACCTCCCGCTTGACTACAGAAACCCACGGAAACAA GTCCAAAGCTGTTTTCAACGCTCCTGGGGAGGAGGACATTGGCATTTACTCATGTCTCGTCACTCACACTGACGGGGCTTCATCCAGCTACACTCTCTCTGAGGAAG AGTTGAAGAGGCTGCTGGTGATCAGTCATGATCACAAATTCCCAA TTATTCCCCTGAAGTCAGAGTTGGCCGTGGAGCTGATGGAGAAAGGCAGAGTTCGCTTCTGGCTGCAGGCGGAGAAGATTTCAACCAACGGCAAAGTCGATTACGTTTTCAATGACAATGCTCTTTCTCAGGGGGAG AAATACAAGATGAACTTCGACAAGAACACTGGTGTGATTGAGATGATCATGGAGTGTCTGACCCCGGCAGATGAGGGCACCTACACCTTCCAGATGCAGGACGGGAAAGCCACCAACCAGTCCAGCTTGGTGCTGATCGGAGACG TGTTcaagcagctgcagaaagaatCCGAGTTCCAGAGAAAAGAATGGGTCAGAAAGCAAG GTCCTCACTTCATCGAGTACTTGGGCTACGAGGTGACACCAGAGTGCTGCGTTGTGCTCAAGTGCAAG GTGGGCAACATGAAGAAGGAGACCACCGCCATGTGGTACAAAGACGGACACCAGATCAAAGCGGACGAGCACCTCGGCTTCGCAGAGGGGGTCCTGAAACTGGAGATTGCTCAG CGCGACTCCCCCGCCGACAGCCTGACGTGGAGAAGACTAAAA ATTTCTAAGAAGGATGCGGGCGTGTACGAGGTTATTCTGAAGGATGACAGGGGACAGGACAAGTCCACACTCAACCTGACGGATCAAG GTTTCAAAGACTTGATGAATgaagttttcagttttattg CCAATTCCTCCACTCCACTGAAGATCACAACCACGGATGAGGGCATCCGACTCTACACCTTCGTCAGCTACTATAACGATTTGCTCCAAGTGACATGGCACTACAA GGACTCAGCGATATCCTTCTCCGACCGCCTAAAGAGCGGCGTGGTTGGAGAGCAGCTGTGGCTCCAGATCACAGAGCCCACGGAGAAAGACATGGGCAAATACGCCATCGAGTTCAATGATGGAAAGGGAGGCCTGAGGAGGACTGTTGATCTCTGTGGTCAAG catttgATGATGCTTTTGCAGAATTCCAGAGACTGAA AGCTGCTGCCACTGCAGAGAGAA ATCGTGCTCGAGTAGCAGGAGGCCTGCCTGATGTGGTGACTATACAGGAGGGCAAG GCTCTCAACCTCACCTGCAACATTTCCGGCAACCCTGTGCCAGAAGTCACCTGGCTGAAGAACGACAGAGAGATCACGTCCGACGAGCACTGCATCCTCAAGTTCGAGTCGGGCAAGTTCGCCAGCTTCACCATCACCGCGGTAAACACGTCAGACTCCGGCAAGTACAGCATCCTGGTGAAGAACAAGTACGGCACGGAGAGCGGGGACTTCACC CTGGAGATCACGGAGGGAACACCTGACTTGGGGATCACCTCTTATTCGACTGATGCAGatggaaatgttgtgtttggcCCAAACACCCCAAAGGAAAAGATGAAAACCACAGTGACTGGTACAAAAATGCAGAAGCGAAAGG AGTCTGTTACAAAGACACCTCCAGTGGAGAAGGtagaagacaagaagaagagcaagggattaaaagaggggaaaaaagaggaaaatgttgtAGATGATGTTGCGGCAGAGCAAACTAAAGATGTAAAAGTGGATTTGGCTGATGAGCTGTTGACTGCTGACCAATCACATGGCCCTGAGCAGACAGCAGACTCTGTGGAGGAACCTGAACCAAAGGCTGAGACAGTGAATGAGTGA
- the myom1b gene encoding myomesin-1 isoform X5, producing MSGSIPFYQKHHRHYDRGYRSKESESKMSLYQSSARYAAGSSSTSRSRGLKVSSHSGLEESRLSPIPKRAKPSYLAVDKENQIIGYVVPIFRGSEEFATGYSNTEETRVRGTSARMARRDLFTSGLEMERSELISRKEAMRESAQRISLSKTIHEHEEHFKRMNEDSLMHAPEFVIKPRSHTVWEKQCVRLHCTVSGWPDPRVVWYKNNVAIDPLASPGKYKLESRYSVHSLEINRCDFDDTAQYRVSAMNSKGELSAFASVVVKRFKGEIDESLPSPRHGPVSEYGITFQTHIVDKFGVSFGREGETMSLGCTVIIYPALHRYQPEVQWYRDDVLLTPSKWHHMRWSGDRATLTMTHLNKEDEGLYTLRVTTKSGYETYSAYVFVRDADAEVEGAPGAPLDVRCLDANKDYIIVAWKQPAVDGGNSILGYFVDRCEVGTTHWFQCNDTPVKFARFPVTGLVEGRSYVFRVRAVNKSGMSRPSRVSEAVAAMDPADRARMRGTSAPWTGQIIVTEEEPAESVVPGRPLELQVTEATKNYVVLSWKPPGEKGLEGVMYYVEKCVSGTDSWQRVNTEIPVKSPRFALFDLAEGKSYSFRVRCCNSAGVGEPSDPTEATTVGDKLDIPSAPGKVIPTRNTDTSVVVSWEASRDAKELVGYYIEASVVDSHVWEPCNNKPVKGTRFICHGLMTGEKYMFRVRAVNAAGLSQFSPESEAVEVKAAIGGGIPHASPTPPYGITVLECVRDSMVLAWKQPTFIGGADITGYFVDYREVIDGVPGKWHEGNVKAISERAYRVSDLKENKKYQFQVRAANMAGVGIPSLPSNTFLCEEWTIAVPGPPHDLQIREVRSDSLVLLWKPPVYQGRDPVNGFYIDIKEADAPEEAWRGVNTKATEKNFMTIKNLKEGETYVFRVRAQNKAGVGKTSEVTEPVPAVTKPGTKEISVDVDDNGIISMNFECCDMTADSKFVWSKNYEEITDTSRLTTETHGNKSKAVFNAPGEEDIGIYSCLVTHTDGASSSYTLSEEELKRLLVISHDHKFPIIPLKSELAVELMEKGRVRFWLQAEKISTNGKVDYVFNDNALSQGEKYKMNFDKNTGVIEMIMECLTPADEGTYTFQMQDGKATNQSSLVLIGDVFKQLQKESEFQRKEWVRKQGPHFIEYLGYEVTPECCVVLKCKVGNMKKETTAMWYKDGHQIKADEHLGFAEGVLKLEIAQISKKDAGVYEVILKDDRGQDKSTLNLTDQGFKDLMNEVFSFIANSSTPLKITTTDEGIRLYTFVSYYNDLLQVTWHYKDSAISFSDRLKSGVVGEQLWLQITEPTEKDMGKYAIEFNDGKGGLRRTVDLCGQAFDDAFAEFQRLKAAATAERNRARVAGGLPDVVTIQEGKALNLTCNISGNPVPEVTWLKNDREITSDEHCILKFESGKFASFTITAVNTSDSGKYSILVKNKYGTESGDFTLEITEGTPDLGITSYSTDADGNVVFGPNTPKEKMKTTVTGTKMQKRKESVTKTPPVEKVEDKKKSKGLKEGKKEENVVDDVAAEQTKDVKVDLADELLTADQSHGPEQTADSVEEPEPKAETVNE from the exons TCTTAAAGTGTCTTCCCACTCTGGACTGGAAGAGAGCAGACTAAGCCCCATACCAAAGAGAGCCAAGCCAAGTTACTTGGCTGTGGATAAAGAGAACCAAATCATCGGCTATGTAGTGCCGATCTTCAGgggcag CGAAGAGTTTGCTACAGGATATTCAAATACAGAGGAAACAAGAGTGAGGGGCACTTCTGCACGCATGGCTCGCAGAGATTTGTTCACCAGTGGGTTGGAGATGGAGAGGTCAGAGCTGATCTCCAGGAAGGAGGCCATGCGCGAGTCGGCCCAGCGCATCTCGCTGAGCAAAACG ATCCATGAACACGAGGAGCACTTCAAGCGTATGAACGAAGACAGCCTGATGCACGCCCCGGAGTTTGTGATTAAACCTCGCTCCCACACTGTGTGGGAGAAGcagtgtgtgaggctgcattGCACTGTCAGCGGCTGGCCTGACCCCCGGGTCGTCTG GTACAAAAACAATGTGGCTATTGACCCCCTTGCCAGTCCTGGCAAGTATAAACTTGAGAGCAGATACAGTGTGCACTCACTGGAAATCAACAG GTGTGATTTCGATGATACGGCGCAGTATCGTGTTTCCGCCATGAACTCCAAGGGAGAGCTGTCTGCGTTTGCCTCCGTTGTCGTCAAGA GGTTCAAAGGTGAAATTGATGAGTCCCTGCCATCTCCTAGAC ATGGCCCAGTGTCTGAATATGGCATCACCTTCCAGACTCACATTGTGGATAAGTTTGGCGTGTCATTTGGAAGAGAGGGCGAGACCATGAGTCTGGGGTGCACGGTCATCATCTATCCTGCCCTGCACCGCTACCAGCCGGAGGTGCAGTGGTACAGGGATG ATGTTCTGCTGACTCCTTCTAAGTGGCATCACATGCGCTGGAGCGGAGACCGAGCCACGCTGACCATGACGCACCTCAACAAAGAGGACGAGGGGCTCTACACTCTGCGTGTCACCACCAAGTCTGGATATGAAACCTACTCGGCCTATGTCTTTGTCAGAG ATGCTGATGCTGAGGTTGAAGGAGCCCCTGGAGCCCCTCTGGATGTGCGCTGTCTGGATGCCAACAAGGATTACATTATTGTCGCGTGGAAGCAGCCGGCTGTCGATGGCGGTAACTCCATCCTGGGCTACTTTGTGGATAG GTGTGAGGTTGGAACCACCCACTGGTTCCAGTGCAATGACACCCCGGTCAAGTTTGCCCGTTTCCCCGTCACCGGTTTAGTGGAGGGCCGCTCTTACGTCTTCCGCGTCCGCGCTGTCAACAAGAGCGGCATGAGCCGCCCGTCCAGAGTGTCCGAGGCAGTGGCTGCTATGGACCCGGCTGACCGCGCACGTATGAGAG GTACTTCCGCTCCCTGGACCGGACAAATTATCGTCACAGAAGAGGAGCCCGCAG AGAGCGTTGTTCCTGGCAGACCTCTTGAGCTGCAGGTGACTGAGGCCACCAAGAATTATGTGGTGCTGAGCTGGAAGCCGCCAGGAGAGAAAGGCCTTGAGGGCGTCATGTACTATGTGGAAAAG tgtgtgtccgGCACTGACAGCTGGCAGAGGGTGAACACGGAGATCCCGGTGAAATCTCCTCGCTTTGCGCTGTTCGATCTCGCCGAGGGGAAGTCCTACAGCTTCCGCGTCCGCTGCTGCAACTCTGCCGGTGTAGGAGAGCCATCCGACCCAACTGAGGCCACCACAGTTGGAGACAAGCTTG ATATCCCATCTGCCCCAGGAAAAGTTATTCCCACCAGAAACACGGACACGTCCGTTGTCGTGTCCTGGGAGGCGTCTCGCGATGCCAAAGAGTTGGTGGGATACTACATCGAGGCCAGTGTTGTGGACAGCCACGTGTGGGAGCCATGCAACAACAAGCCTGTAAAAGGAACCAG GTTCATCTGCCACGGGCTGATGACAGGAGAGAAGTACATGTTCAGGGTGAGGGCAGTGAATGCAGCGGGGCTCAGCCAGTTCTCCCCGGAGTCAGAGGCTGTGGAGGTGAAGGCTGCTATAG GGGGCGGCATCCCACACG CCTCTCCTACTCCGCCCTATGGCATCACTGTGCTGGAGTGTGTGCGCGACTCCATGGTGCTGGCCTGGAAACAGCCAACATTCATAGGAGGTGCTGACATTACCGGATACTTTGTGGATTACCGTGAGGTCATTGATGGCGTTCCGGGCAAGTGGCATGAGGGCAACGTCAAGGCTATTAGCGAGAGGGCCTACAGG GTGTCTGACCTGAAGGAGAACAAGAAGTACCAGTTCCAGGTACGAGCGGCTAACATGGCAGGTGTTGGTATCCCGTCACTGCCCAGCAACACCTTCCTGTGTGAGGAATGGACCATTGCGGTACCAG GACCACCTCATGATCTGCAGATTAGAGAGGTGCGAAGCGACTCCCTGGTGTTGCTGTGGAAACCGCCCGTGTACCAGGGCCGCGATCCTGTGAACGGCTTCTACATTGACATCAAGGAAGCGGACGCACCAGAGGAGGCCTGGAGAGGAGTCAACACCAAGGCTACAGAGAAGAACTTCATGACG ATCAAGAACCTTAAAGAAGGAGAGACGTATGTGTTCCGTGTGCGCGCTCAGAATAAAGCCGGCGTTGGAAAAACTTCAGAGGTGACCGAACCAGTTCCCGCTGTGACCAAACCAG gcaCCAAGGAGATTTCTGTGGATGTGGATGATAATGGTATCATCTCCATGAACTTTGAATGCTGCGACATGACTGCCGACTCCAAATTTGTGTGGTCCAAGAATTACGAAGAAATCACAGACACCTCCCGCTTGACTACAGAAACCCACGGAAACAA GTCCAAAGCTGTTTTCAACGCTCCTGGGGAGGAGGACATTGGCATTTACTCATGTCTCGTCACTCACACTGACGGGGCTTCATCCAGCTACACTCTCTCTGAGGAAG AGTTGAAGAGGCTGCTGGTGATCAGTCATGATCACAAATTCCCAA TTATTCCCCTGAAGTCAGAGTTGGCCGTGGAGCTGATGGAGAAAGGCAGAGTTCGCTTCTGGCTGCAGGCGGAGAAGATTTCAACCAACGGCAAAGTCGATTACGTTTTCAATGACAATGCTCTTTCTCAGGGGGAG AAATACAAGATGAACTTCGACAAGAACACTGGTGTGATTGAGATGATCATGGAGTGTCTGACCCCGGCAGATGAGGGCACCTACACCTTCCAGATGCAGGACGGGAAAGCCACCAACCAGTCCAGCTTGGTGCTGATCGGAGACG TGTTcaagcagctgcagaaagaatCCGAGTTCCAGAGAAAAGAATGGGTCAGAAAGCAAG GTCCTCACTTCATCGAGTACTTGGGCTACGAGGTGACACCAGAGTGCTGCGTTGTGCTCAAGTGCAAG GTGGGCAACATGAAGAAGGAGACCACCGCCATGTGGTACAAAGACGGACACCAGATCAAAGCGGACGAGCACCTCGGCTTCGCAGAGGGGGTCCTGAAACTGGAGATTGCTCAG ATTTCTAAGAAGGATGCGGGCGTGTACGAGGTTATTCTGAAGGATGACAGGGGACAGGACAAGTCCACACTCAACCTGACGGATCAAG GTTTCAAAGACTTGATGAATgaagttttcagttttattg CCAATTCCTCCACTCCACTGAAGATCACAACCACGGATGAGGGCATCCGACTCTACACCTTCGTCAGCTACTATAACGATTTGCTCCAAGTGACATGGCACTACAA GGACTCAGCGATATCCTTCTCCGACCGCCTAAAGAGCGGCGTGGTTGGAGAGCAGCTGTGGCTCCAGATCACAGAGCCCACGGAGAAAGACATGGGCAAATACGCCATCGAGTTCAATGATGGAAAGGGAGGCCTGAGGAGGACTGTTGATCTCTGTGGTCAAG catttgATGATGCTTTTGCAGAATTCCAGAGACTGAA AGCTGCTGCCACTGCAGAGAGAA ATCGTGCTCGAGTAGCAGGAGGCCTGCCTGATGTGGTGACTATACAGGAGGGCAAG GCTCTCAACCTCACCTGCAACATTTCCGGCAACCCTGTGCCAGAAGTCACCTGGCTGAAGAACGACAGAGAGATCACGTCCGACGAGCACTGCATCCTCAAGTTCGAGTCGGGCAAGTTCGCCAGCTTCACCATCACCGCGGTAAACACGTCAGACTCCGGCAAGTACAGCATCCTGGTGAAGAACAAGTACGGCACGGAGAGCGGGGACTTCACC CTGGAGATCACGGAGGGAACACCTGACTTGGGGATCACCTCTTATTCGACTGATGCAGatggaaatgttgtgtttggcCCAAACACCCCAAAGGAAAAGATGAAAACCACAGTGACTGGTACAAAAATGCAGAAGCGAAAGG AGTCTGTTACAAAGACACCTCCAGTGGAGAAGGtagaagacaagaagaagagcaagggattaaaagaggggaaaaaagaggaaaatgttgtAGATGATGTTGCGGCAGAGCAAACTAAAGATGTAAAAGTGGATTTGGCTGATGAGCTGTTGACTGCTGACCAATCACATGGCCCTGAGCAGACAGCAGACTCTGTGGAGGAACCTGAACCAAAGGCTGAGACAGTGAATGAGTGA